The Zymobacter palmae DNA window GCCATAGCGTATCAGCCCCCGCAGCAATGGCCCGCGCCTCGCAGGCCGCCAGCAGTCGCAGGGCCTGTCCATGGCGCCGCACCTGGGGGTGAACGCATAGCGAATGCAGCAGTGCACGGCGGCTGTGGGTTCGCAGCAGCACCATGGCATAACCTTGCAAGCGTTCATCATCATGTGCCGCTTGGGGGTCTTCCAGCACCAGCGTGACAGCATGTGCCTGTGTGAGCAGATAGCGCCAACGGCGGCGCGAAAAGCG harbors:
- a CDS encoding GNAT family N-acetyltransferase; amino-acid sequence: MSSASDVLALRPAVLTDLDALEELEFDCFDSDRFSRRRWRYLLTQAHAVTLVLEDPQAAHDDERLQGYAMVLLRTHSRRALLHSLCVHPQVRRHGQALRLLAACEARAIAAGADTLWLDVHVDNHAALRLYQRCDYHRYSWEDEVYEDGGAAWRMEKRLAHAAI